A single Kribbella aluminosa DNA region contains:
- a CDS encoding helix-turn-helix domain-containing protein, with amino-acid sequence MPNERLRAAMVEHGLTHHALADELGVNVKSVERWVAGDIVPFPRNRHRLATRLARDESYLWPDALTRDRAAALAESELVRVYPHRADVPADEWRQLFESGDAEIGILVYAGLFLAEDSGLQRILRKKAKSGARVRILLGDPDDANVAERGEEEGIGDALAAKIRNVQVLYRGLVAAPGIEFRLHRTVLYNSIYRADDRLFVNTHIYGLPAAQAPLWHLRKIPGGELAGHYLESFERVWDNSTPMTES; translated from the coding sequence GTGCCTAACGAACGACTGCGAGCCGCGATGGTGGAACACGGGCTGACACATCATGCACTGGCAGATGAGCTCGGCGTCAACGTCAAGTCCGTCGAACGCTGGGTAGCCGGGGACATCGTCCCCTTCCCGCGCAACCGCCACCGCTTGGCAACTCGATTGGCCAGAGACGAGTCATATCTGTGGCCGGACGCTCTTACTCGGGATCGGGCCGCAGCCCTCGCCGAGAGCGAGCTCGTGCGCGTCTACCCGCACCGCGCCGACGTTCCCGCCGACGAATGGCGGCAGTTGTTCGAGTCAGGTGACGCCGAGATTGGCATCCTGGTGTACGCCGGCCTGTTCCTGGCTGAGGACAGCGGACTCCAACGGATTCTCCGCAAGAAGGCCAAGTCCGGCGCCCGAGTCCGGATTCTTCTGGGCGATCCGGACGATGCGAATGTCGCAGAACGCGGCGAGGAAGAGGGCATCGGCGACGCGCTCGCCGCCAAGATCCGCAACGTACAGGTTCTCTATCGCGGACTCGTGGCTGCGCCCGGAATCGAGTTCCGGCTGCACCGCACGGTGCTCTACAACTCCATCTATCGCGCGGATGATCGGCTGTTCGTCAACACCCACATCTACGGACTGCCTGCCGCGCAGGCGCCACTGTGGCACTTACGCAAGATTCCCGGCGGCGAGCTGGCAGGCCACTATCTGGAGAGTTTCGAGCGGGTGTGGGACAACTCAACCCCGATGACGGAGTCGTGA
- a CDS encoding type 1 glutamine amidotransferase domain-containing protein, giving the protein MARIAYLVSSATEITLADGTKHPTGYFAEEALKPYERFTAAGFEVVVVTPDGKAPTADPYGLNWFFHYPDEDKDYLNSVVRTFAFDPDDIRFTLHQSSELELAASRRLADSLRVKGLSADGAHAAVSKAAKVAWRQDRRLSDVLADPQYASGLTAVEVQEAIAGQQHASEKLAADRKAKLDGLPGFQRPVDLGSLTGDDLASFDAVFAPGGHGPMVDLVDNPDVARLLVALHERTAPIASLCHGPALLLSAPERSDGQWLFDGYRMTCFTDEEEDQTEPGKLGLPWYVDTALKNAGAVFDDGPSAWASHVVVDRHLITGQNPGSTEAVADAVIKALTARSAQAA; this is encoded by the coding sequence ATGGCTCGCATCGCCTACCTGGTCTCCAGCGCCACCGAGATCACGCTGGCCGACGGCACGAAGCACCCGACCGGCTACTTTGCAGAAGAGGCGCTGAAGCCCTACGAGCGGTTCACCGCTGCCGGCTTCGAGGTCGTCGTCGTCACCCCCGACGGCAAGGCGCCCACCGCCGACCCGTACGGCCTCAACTGGTTCTTCCACTACCCCGACGAGGACAAGGACTACCTCAACAGCGTCGTCCGGACCTTCGCCTTCGACCCCGACGACATCCGGTTCACATTGCACCAGTCAAGCGAGCTCGAGCTCGCCGCGTCCCGACGGCTGGCAGACTCGCTTCGCGTCAAGGGCCTCTCGGCCGATGGTGCGCACGCTGCTGTCAGCAAGGCGGCCAAGGTGGCGTGGCGGCAGGACCGCCGACTCTCCGACGTCCTGGCCGACCCTCAGTACGCCAGCGGCCTGACCGCCGTTGAGGTCCAGGAGGCGATCGCCGGACAGCAGCACGCCAGTGAGAAGCTCGCGGCCGACCGGAAGGCCAAGCTCGACGGGCTCCCCGGATTCCAGCGTCCGGTTGACCTGGGGAGCCTGACTGGCGACGACCTCGCCTCCTTCGACGCCGTGTTCGCACCGGGAGGTCACGGTCCGATGGTCGACCTGGTCGACAACCCGGATGTCGCGAGGCTGCTCGTCGCCCTGCACGAGCGGACGGCACCGATCGCGTCGTTGTGCCATGGTCCTGCACTCCTGCTCTCGGCTCCGGAGAGGTCAGACGGGCAGTGGCTCTTCGACGGCTATCGGATGACCTGCTTCACCGACGAGGAAGAGGACCAGACGGAGCCCGGCAAGCTCGGGCTGCCCTGGTACGTCGACACCGCCCTGAAGAACGCCGGCGCGGTCTTCGACGACGGTCCCTCGGCCTGGGCGAGCCACGTCGTCGTCGACCGTCACCTGATCACCGGACAGAACCCGGGCTCGACCGAGGCCGTCGCCGACGCCGTGATCAAGGCCCTGACCGCCCGTTCAGCACAGGCCGCCTGA
- a CDS encoding nuclear transport factor 2 family protein: protein MRTTSTDPVADFLTGFTNADVDAALAAVADDVRVTFHGLGVRGTGTDSIRRVLEDIVTAFPDLRVTTKRVVRIGNVVTAEIKVEGTQAADYAGAINQEKHLDLDEAWRFEVREGRIVAVDAYWCQQQLYRRLGVKRFDQIAIV from the coding sequence GTGAGAACTACCAGCACAGACCCGGTCGCGGACTTCCTGACCGGCTTCACCAACGCCGACGTCGATGCCGCGCTGGCGGCAGTGGCGGACGACGTCCGCGTCACCTTCCACGGACTGGGCGTCCGGGGCACCGGCACCGACTCGATCCGCCGGGTCCTCGAGGACATCGTCACGGCCTTCCCGGACCTCCGCGTCACCACCAAGCGCGTCGTGCGGATCGGCAATGTCGTGACCGCAGAGATCAAGGTCGAAGGAACGCAGGCTGCCGACTACGCCGGGGCCATCAACCAGGAGAAACACCTCGACCTCGACGAGGCATGGCGCTTCGAGGTGCGCGAAGGACGGATCGTGGCGGTCGACGCGTACTGGTGCCAGCAGCAACTCTACCGCCGCCTCGGGGTGAAGCGGTTCGACCAGATCGCGATCGTGTGA
- a CDS encoding HD domain-containing protein: protein MTTADEARSLARRLLADELPRRWAHTQGVAARARSLAGILGDESELIEVAAFLHDIGYSSEVSFTGFHPLDGARFLRDELAAEEMLCRLVAHHSGALVEAEERGIRELSVEFALPDPGLLDALTYCDLTAAVDGHHVDVEERLHEILIRYPREHVVHRAVVRSGPSLRRAATNVQQRLSA from the coding sequence ATGACGACTGCGGACGAAGCAAGATCGCTGGCTCGTCGCCTGCTGGCGGACGAGCTGCCGCGGCGCTGGGCGCACACCCAAGGTGTCGCCGCCCGCGCACGGAGCCTCGCAGGGATCCTCGGCGACGAGTCTGAACTCATCGAGGTCGCCGCGTTCCTGCATGACATCGGCTACTCGTCCGAGGTCAGCTTCACCGGCTTCCATCCGCTCGACGGAGCGCGCTTCCTGAGGGACGAACTCGCTGCCGAGGAGATGCTGTGCCGGCTGGTTGCGCATCACTCCGGCGCGCTGGTCGAGGCCGAGGAACGCGGGATCCGTGAACTTTCGGTCGAGTTTGCCCTGCCGGATCCAGGACTACTCGACGCATTGACGTACTGCGACCTGACTGCCGCCGTGGATGGCCACCACGTCGACGTTGAGGAGCGGTTGCATGAGATCCTCATCCGTTATCCGCGCGAGCATGTCGTTCACCGAGCGGTTGTACGGTCGGGGCCGTCATTGCGGCGTGCGGCGACGAACGTACAGCAACGCCTGAGTGCCTGA
- a CDS encoding PPC domain-containing DNA-binding protein, protein MRAAELTMGRTFAVHFDHGDDFYPVLAEFCAQYGVRQGFIPMFIAGLRDVQLVGTCEKLEDPNAPVWSAVHLENVEAIGGGSLAYDEASGTVLPHIHVSVGLKAHSATAHTSHLLGARIQFLTEMYLVEVTAPAFSRPRDPGLYNLPLLAFD, encoded by the coding sequence TTGCGCGCCGCTGAACTGACGATGGGCCGGACGTTCGCCGTCCATTTCGACCACGGTGACGACTTCTACCCGGTGCTGGCCGAGTTCTGCGCGCAGTACGGCGTACGGCAGGGCTTCATCCCGATGTTCATCGCCGGCCTGCGCGACGTCCAACTCGTCGGCACCTGCGAAAAGCTCGAGGACCCCAACGCCCCGGTGTGGAGCGCCGTACATCTCGAGAACGTCGAAGCGATCGGTGGTGGCTCCCTCGCGTACGACGAGGCGTCCGGTACTGTCCTGCCCCACATCCACGTGTCTGTTGGTCTGAAGGCCCATTCGGCGACGGCTCACACCAGCCATCTTCTCGGCGCTAGGATCCAGTTTCTGACCGAGATGTATCTGGTTGAAGTGACCGCTCCAGCTTTCTCGCGTCCTCGCGATCCAGGTCTGTACAACCTGCCGTTGCTCGCGTTCGACTAG
- a CDS encoding NUDIX hydrolase, protein MGRRIDYYDDPDAPAANSMVPSVNVVIENDVGEILMIERSDNGNWALPGGAIDLGESMSRAGVRETKEETGIDCEILDVLGIYTDPKHIILYTSNGEARQEFSILLRGRATGGTPTPSSESTRVRWIPQAELTTLQMNPTMRRRIEHYLDPGATLYFD, encoded by the coding sequence ATGGGAAGGCGAATCGACTACTACGACGATCCGGACGCGCCGGCCGCGAACAGCATGGTGCCGTCGGTCAACGTCGTGATCGAGAACGATGTCGGCGAGATCCTGATGATCGAACGCTCCGACAACGGCAACTGGGCTCTCCCCGGCGGGGCAATCGATCTCGGCGAATCCATGTCCCGGGCCGGCGTACGCGAAACCAAGGAAGAGACCGGCATCGACTGCGAGATCCTCGACGTCCTCGGGATCTACACCGACCCGAAACACATCATCCTGTACACAAGCAACGGCGAAGCTCGCCAGGAGTTCTCAATCCTCCTCCGCGGCCGCGCCACAGGCGGCACCCCCACGCCCAGCAGCGAAAGCACACGCGTCCGCTGGATTCCACAGGCCGAACTCACCACGCTGCAGATGAACCCCACGATGCGCCGCCGGATCGAGCACTACCTCGATCCCGGCGCCACCTTGTACTTCGACTGA
- a CDS encoding nuclear transport factor 2 family protein translates to MTMTTQARSASDNAAVVTEFFDRYRARDVHGMGDLCAINADFSYPAFEMWGKQRVVRGDGKVGTVGKAIWAGLIQAFPNLSNSVHSIEANDEGDVVVQVDIGGTQQLPWGFVRPAGRTYSEPHLFIFKVNQDGLIRSLTAYWNNAGISQQLGHLEVD, encoded by the coding sequence ATGACCATGACAACCCAAGCCCGTAGCGCTTCCGACAACGCCGCCGTCGTCACCGAGTTCTTCGACCGCTACCGCGCCCGGGACGTGCACGGCATGGGGGATCTGTGCGCCATCAACGCGGACTTCTCCTACCCAGCCTTCGAGATGTGGGGCAAGCAGCGCGTCGTCCGCGGTGACGGCAAGGTCGGCACCGTCGGGAAGGCCATCTGGGCCGGCCTGATCCAAGCCTTCCCGAACCTTTCCAACTCCGTCCACTCGATCGAGGCCAACGACGAGGGCGACGTCGTCGTCCAGGTCGACATCGGGGGAACCCAGCAGCTGCCCTGGGGTTTCGTACGCCCCGCCGGCCGGACCTACAGCGAGCCCCACCTGTTCATCTTCAAGGTGAACCAGGACGGGCTCATCAGGTCCCTCACCGCCTACTGGAACAACGCCGGGATCAGCCAGCAACTCGGCCACCTCGAAGTCGATTAG
- a CDS encoding TetR/AcrR family transcriptional regulator, which produces MSTESSRARSMTETRNRILDVALAVLGENPDAGMGDIASAAGVVRRTVYGHFPSRLDLVRTLTERAVTEMTAVLTEINASGAEADATWVEFVARIWPVAHRYRVLLALRRGEYGEAIHGLLGPLDNLLSDLVQRGQDSDVFAQHLPAGILSQLAYGAVFTIADSDRSNGTLGVRAATITSLLLLGVPKTRATALLNEQP; this is translated from the coding sequence GTGTCCACCGAGTCCTCCCGCGCGCGCTCGATGACCGAGACACGCAATCGCATTCTGGACGTCGCCCTCGCTGTCCTGGGAGAGAACCCCGACGCCGGAATGGGCGACATCGCCTCCGCGGCCGGCGTCGTCCGGCGTACCGTCTATGGACATTTCCCCTCGCGCCTCGACCTGGTTCGGACACTCACGGAACGGGCCGTCACCGAAATGACAGCCGTACTCACCGAAATCAACGCCTCCGGGGCGGAGGCGGACGCGACGTGGGTCGAATTCGTCGCCCGCATCTGGCCGGTGGCGCACCGGTACCGAGTGCTGCTGGCGCTGCGCCGCGGCGAGTACGGCGAGGCGATCCACGGCCTGCTCGGACCACTCGACAATCTCCTCTCCGACCTCGTGCAACGAGGCCAGGACAGCGATGTGTTCGCACAGCATCTGCCGGCAGGCATTCTGAGCCAGCTTGCCTACGGCGCCGTGTTCACCATCGCGGACAGCGACCGGTCGAACGGGACCCTCGGCGTCCGAGCCGCGACAATCACAAGCCTGCTGCTCCTGGGAGTCCCCAAGACACGCGCAACTGCCCTGCTGAACGAGCAACCCTGA
- a CDS encoding NAD-dependent succinate-semialdehyde dehydrogenase, with the protein MTVVKDRVLDESTDRRTGIYIAGKWVAPANRAVFAVDDPATGQIVQELLDATPDDAVLALDAAADAQRSWALTPPRVRSEILRRAFELVLEKRDVLASTITREMGKSLAEAHAEVTYGAEFLRWFAEEAVRVHGRSMITPEGTGLIHVSRRPVGPCYLVTPWNFPLAMLTRKVGPALAAGCTVVIKPADLTPLTALLVVEILAEAGAPDGVVNLVTTTQPAPISTAMLGDERLRKISFTGSTQVGRILLTQAAQRVLRCSMELGGNAPFIVLEGADVDAAVEGAMLAKFRNVGQACTAANRFHVHHSLADEFAAKLAAKAGALKLGPGSDPGVDLGPMISDAAVERTIQIVDDAVQRGATVLTGGRRPKGEGSFLEPTVLADVQPGSRALAEEIFGPVAPVARFDSVAEALAAANDTEYGLASYVYAPSLDVGHAFASGLEAGMVGVNTGLVSNAAAPFGGVKSSGLGREGGTEGIEEYLTTRYAASPEPRLR; encoded by the coding sequence ATGACCGTCGTGAAAGACCGCGTCTTGGACGAGAGCACTGACCGCCGCACAGGCATCTACATTGCGGGGAAGTGGGTCGCACCCGCCAACCGAGCCGTCTTCGCAGTTGATGATCCGGCCACCGGCCAGATCGTCCAAGAACTGCTCGACGCCACGCCTGACGATGCTGTGCTCGCGCTCGACGCTGCGGCTGATGCGCAGCGGTCTTGGGCACTCACTCCGCCCCGCGTCCGCAGCGAGATCCTACGGAGGGCGTTCGAGCTGGTCTTGGAGAAGCGCGATGTCCTGGCGTCCACCATCACGAGGGAGATGGGCAAGTCGCTGGCGGAGGCGCATGCAGAGGTGACCTACGGAGCCGAGTTCCTTCGCTGGTTCGCGGAGGAGGCCGTGCGCGTCCACGGACGATCCATGATCACGCCCGAGGGCACCGGGCTCATCCACGTCAGCCGCAGGCCCGTCGGACCTTGTTACCTCGTCACACCGTGGAACTTCCCGCTCGCCATGCTCACGCGCAAGGTCGGTCCAGCACTCGCCGCCGGATGTACGGTGGTCATCAAGCCTGCTGACCTGACGCCGCTCACAGCGCTCCTGGTCGTAGAGATCCTCGCTGAGGCAGGTGCGCCGGACGGCGTCGTCAACCTGGTCACCACCACGCAGCCGGCGCCCATCAGCACGGCGATGCTCGGCGACGAGCGGCTCCGCAAGATCAGTTTCACCGGGTCGACGCAGGTCGGGAGGATCCTGCTCACTCAGGCAGCCCAACGAGTGTTGCGCTGCTCCATGGAGCTCGGAGGGAACGCTCCGTTCATCGTCCTGGAAGGCGCCGACGTCGACGCCGCGGTCGAGGGTGCGATGCTCGCCAAGTTCCGGAACGTCGGTCAGGCCTGCACTGCAGCTAACCGCTTCCACGTCCACCACTCGCTTGCCGACGAGTTCGCCGCCAAGTTGGCAGCCAAAGCTGGTGCGCTGAAGCTCGGGCCAGGCTCTGACCCGGGCGTGGACCTCGGGCCAATGATCTCGGATGCGGCGGTCGAACGAACGATTCAGATCGTCGACGACGCTGTGCAACGGGGCGCGACGGTCCTGACCGGTGGTCGTCGGCCCAAAGGAGAGGGGAGCTTCCTGGAGCCGACTGTGCTGGCCGACGTCCAGCCGGGAAGTCGCGCGCTTGCTGAGGAGATCTTCGGGCCCGTCGCTCCGGTCGCGAGGTTCGACAGCGTCGCGGAGGCACTGGCTGCTGCCAACGACACCGAGTACGGACTGGCGTCCTACGTGTACGCGCCGTCACTCGACGTGGGCCACGCGTTCGCCAGCGGGCTCGAGGCCGGGATGGTCGGAGTCAACACCGGGCTGGTCTCGAATGCGGCCGCGCCGTTCGGCGGAGTGAAGAGCTCCGGCCTCGGGCGCGAAGGCGGCACCGAAGGCATCGAGGAGTACCTCACAACCCGTTACGCCGCGAGCCCCGAACCACGGCTGCGCTGA
- a CDS encoding tyrosine-type recombinase/integrase yields the protein MARPPLPLGTWGEIATWAVQTDDNGKVVKHKSQARFRDHDGRVRPVSAFGKTKTASERALLKKLQDRARTGKHAGELTAMHKINDLIDLYERKFKEAVADGRRSPTTLDNYQGALKNHIRPALGELRIGEALAVVWSQVDLEAGTVAITHTIARVKGEGLIRKNTKSRAGNRLLHLPLWAGSMIRTRHAAGIRFDDPIFADTLGGFRDPSNTRRALRTAKVDHQLIATLVATCGIKLDHHHALQAQLHDATQPTESDKLAWIRSHALRKTTATALDEAGHTARQIADQLGQAKVSITQDVYLGRRAANPAAAQALEQAFEDPDLL from the coding sequence ATGGCGAGGCCACCACTACCCCTCGGTACCTGGGGCGAGATCGCAACCTGGGCCGTACAGACCGACGACAACGGCAAGGTCGTGAAACACAAGTCGCAAGCCAGATTCCGCGACCACGACGGCCGCGTGCGCCCGGTGTCCGCGTTCGGTAAGACCAAGACGGCGTCCGAGCGAGCCCTGCTGAAGAAGCTCCAGGACCGCGCCAGGACCGGCAAGCACGCCGGCGAACTGACCGCGATGCACAAGATCAACGACCTCATCGACCTGTACGAACGCAAGTTCAAGGAAGCTGTCGCCGACGGCAGACGATCACCCACCACCCTCGACAACTACCAAGGCGCCCTCAAGAACCACATCCGCCCCGCCCTCGGCGAACTCCGCATCGGCGAAGCCCTCGCCGTCGTCTGGTCCCAAGTCGACCTCGAAGCCGGCACCGTCGCGATCACCCACACCATCGCACGAGTCAAAGGCGAGGGCCTGATCCGCAAGAACACCAAGTCCCGAGCAGGCAACCGCCTGCTCCACCTCCCCCTCTGGGCCGGCTCGATGATCCGCACCAGACATGCCGCCGGCATCCGCTTCGACGACCCCATCTTCGCCGACACCCTCGGCGGCTTCCGCGACCCCTCCAACACCCGCCGCGCCCTCCGCACCGCCAAAGTCGACCACCAGCTCATCGCAACCCTCGTCGCGACGTGCGGCATCAAACTCGACCACCACCATGCCCTACAAGCCCAACTCCACGACGCCACCCAACCCACCGAATCCGACAAACTCGCCTGGATCCGCTCCCACGCCCTCCGCAAAACCACCGCCACCGCCCTCGACGAAGCAGGCCACACCGCACGCCAGATCGCAGACCAACTCGGCCAGGCCAAGGTCTCCATCACCCAAGACGTCTACCTCGGCCGCCGAGCCGCCAACCCAGCCGCCGCCCAAGCCCTTGAACAAGCCTTCGAAGACCCCGATCTCCTCTGA
- a CDS encoding type 1 glutamine amidotransferase domain-containing protein, giving the protein MARVLFAVTGSRFWTLKDGTQHPCGYWPEELAVPHEVFVNAGLDVTIATPGAVTPAADEAGFTAAMNGGSEEPGNRFRSYLASIDDELANPVDLNTVDAGDYDLVFVPGGHGPMEDLASSQAFGQLLWAFTANDKPVAAVCHGPAALLPASDAGEWLFRGRQVTGFTNEEEGQVGFADKAAWLLEDRLAAAGGVFGSGLNPWEAHVVVDGNLYTGQNPASSQPLADALVAAVASVGL; this is encoded by the coding sequence ATGGCCCGTGTCCTGTTCGCCGTCACCGGGTCCCGGTTCTGGACCCTGAAGGACGGCACCCAGCACCCCTGCGGCTACTGGCCCGAGGAGCTCGCCGTGCCCCACGAGGTCTTCGTCAATGCAGGCCTGGACGTCACTATCGCCACACCAGGAGCCGTGACTCCGGCAGCGGACGAGGCTGGCTTCACCGCAGCGATGAACGGCGGATCTGAGGAACCCGGCAACCGATTCCGCTCCTACCTCGCCAGCATCGACGACGAGCTGGCGAACCCGGTCGACCTGAATACAGTCGACGCCGGCGACTACGACCTGGTCTTCGTGCCGGGCGGGCATGGACCGATGGAGGATTTGGCCTCGTCGCAGGCCTTCGGACAGCTGCTCTGGGCGTTCACCGCGAACGACAAGCCCGTCGCCGCCGTCTGCCATGGACCGGCGGCCCTGCTGCCGGCGAGCGACGCGGGCGAATGGCTGTTCCGTGGGCGCCAGGTCACCGGGTTCACCAACGAGGAGGAAGGACAGGTCGGGTTCGCCGACAAGGCGGCATGGCTGCTCGAGGACCGCCTCGCTGCCGCGGGCGGTGTGTTCGGGTCGGGACTCAACCCGTGGGAGGCCCACGTCGTTGTCGATGGCAACCTGTACACCGGGCAGAACCCAGCCTCGTCGCAGCCCCTCGCCGACGCGCTGGTCGCCGCTGTTGCGTCAGTGGGCCTCTGA
- a CDS encoding epoxide hydrolase family protein translates to MTAPTPPDSTLVHPFTVSIPDAEIDDLRLRLARTRWPDPETVDDWSQGVRVANARSLVDYWEHRYDWRRFESELNRFPQFLTEIDGLDIHFLHVRSKNPHAMPLILTHGWPGSIVEFLKLIGPLTDPVSFGGDAADSFDVVVPSLPGFGFSQKPTETGWTVSRIAGAWVELMKRLGYPSWAAQGGDWGAVVTTALGAMQPEGLLGIHLNTQYAFPAQIPDALSPEQRYAVETVALYTGDLGGSSHLQGTKPETVGFALADSPAGQAAWIYEKFQSKTDNHGLAEDALSIDDMLDAISLYWFTNSAASSGRIYWENKSATLVGPKLTLPVAVTVFPRDIPRLPRSWIEDTYSNLIHYGEADKGGHFAALEQPEILVSEIRTGLRPLRSGRRSTRPSRSTGDVPTLPHR, encoded by the coding sequence ATGACCGCACCGACGCCGCCCGACTCGACCCTCGTCCATCCGTTCACCGTCTCGATCCCGGATGCGGAGATCGACGACCTGCGGCTGCGACTGGCCCGAACCCGATGGCCGGATCCGGAAACGGTGGACGACTGGTCGCAAGGGGTCCGCGTAGCGAACGCCAGATCTCTGGTCGACTACTGGGAGCACCGCTACGACTGGCGGCGTTTCGAGTCCGAGCTCAATCGCTTTCCCCAGTTCCTGACCGAGATCGATGGGCTGGACATCCACTTCCTCCACGTCAGGTCCAAGAATCCCCACGCGATGCCGCTGATCCTCACGCACGGATGGCCGGGATCGATCGTCGAGTTCCTGAAGCTGATCGGCCCGCTGACCGATCCGGTGTCGTTCGGAGGAGACGCCGCCGATTCGTTCGATGTCGTCGTACCGTCGCTCCCCGGGTTCGGGTTCTCCCAGAAGCCCACGGAGACCGGGTGGACCGTATCGCGCATCGCCGGCGCGTGGGTGGAGTTGATGAAGCGTCTCGGCTACCCGAGCTGGGCCGCGCAGGGCGGCGATTGGGGTGCCGTCGTCACCACCGCCCTCGGGGCCATGCAACCTGAGGGGCTGCTCGGAATTCATCTGAACACCCAGTACGCCTTTCCCGCACAGATCCCCGACGCCTTGTCGCCCGAACAGCGCTACGCCGTGGAGACCGTCGCCCTCTACACCGGCGATCTCGGTGGGTCGAGCCATCTGCAGGGCACGAAGCCGGAGACTGTCGGATTCGCCCTGGCGGACTCTCCCGCTGGTCAGGCGGCCTGGATCTACGAGAAGTTCCAGTCCAAGACCGACAACCACGGGCTCGCCGAGGACGCGCTCAGCATCGACGACATGCTCGACGCGATCTCCCTCTACTGGTTCACCAACAGCGCAGCATCGTCCGGCCGCATCTACTGGGAAAACAAGTCGGCCACCCTCGTTGGCCCGAAACTGACGTTGCCGGTGGCGGTAACCGTCTTCCCGAGAGACATTCCACGCCTGCCACGAAGCTGGATCGAAGACACCTACAGCAATCTGATCCACTACGGCGAGGCCGACAAGGGCGGCCACTTCGCAGCCTTGGAACAGCCAGAGATCCTCGTCAGCGAAATCCGCACCGGGCTACGCCCCCTCCGCTCCGGACGTCGTTCGACCAGACCGAGTCGCTCGACGGGCGATGTTCCGACGCTTCCGCATCGGTAG
- a CDS encoding AraC family transcriptional regulator, producing the protein MNLTSQMEQLLTTGDLIAELAARAPKIGGNDGGWPGLTIYRFHEPTEPSWEEIQSLSIGIVAQGRKAVIAEGNTYIYDPFNYLVLSSHLHFQAQILEASPRRPFLSFVLQVDPGLVKKVSTDMIDRRTAVGFPPVKTSPASEKCMVSALDPELMSVVIRFLQSLDSGADRRVLTPIYLQEIVYRVLQREQFARMLYIAAKQAGGNPVSAAVTYIREHYTEPVTVNDMAERVNLSCSSFSHLFREVTGRSPYQFLKEIRLDRARALLLEGRLSVTDVSRAVGYSSASHFIKEFRTRFGTTPRAYVDAQALGMQMVALRSEAH; encoded by the coding sequence ATGAACTTGACGTCGCAGATGGAGCAACTACTCACGACCGGCGACCTGATCGCCGAGCTCGCCGCGCGGGCGCCCAAGATCGGGGGCAACGACGGAGGCTGGCCCGGGCTCACCATCTACCGGTTCCACGAGCCGACCGAGCCCAGCTGGGAGGAGATCCAGTCCCTCTCGATCGGCATCGTCGCTCAGGGCCGCAAGGCGGTGATCGCGGAGGGCAACACCTACATCTACGACCCGTTCAACTACCTCGTCCTCAGCAGCCATCTGCACTTCCAAGCGCAGATCCTGGAGGCGAGCCCCCGCAGGCCGTTCCTTTCCTTCGTGCTGCAGGTGGATCCCGGTTTGGTCAAGAAGGTCTCGACCGACATGATCGATCGTCGTACCGCCGTCGGCTTCCCGCCGGTCAAGACCTCACCGGCGTCCGAGAAGTGCATGGTGTCCGCTCTGGATCCGGAGCTGATGAGCGTCGTCATCCGGTTCCTGCAGAGCCTCGACTCGGGCGCCGACCGTCGGGTGCTGACACCGATCTATCTGCAGGAGATCGTCTACCGCGTTCTGCAACGCGAGCAGTTCGCCCGCATGCTCTACATCGCGGCGAAGCAGGCCGGTGGCAATCCGGTGTCCGCAGCCGTGACGTACATCCGCGAGCACTACACCGAGCCGGTCACCGTCAACGACATGGCTGAGCGAGTCAACCTGAGCTGCAGCTCGTTCTCACATCTGTTCCGTGAGGTCACCGGGCGCTCGCCGTACCAGTTCCTCAAGGAGATCCGGCTAGACCGAGCGCGAGCTCTGCTGCTCGAGGGAAGACTCAGCGTCACCGATGTGTCGCGAGCCGTCGGTTACTCCAGCGCCTCGCACTTCATCAAGGAGTTCCGGACAAGGTTCGGGACGACGCCCAGGGCCTACGTGGATGCGCAGGCCCTGGGCATGCAGATGGTTGCGCTGCGGTCAGAGGCCCACTGA